The Pseudodesulfovibrio sp. zrk46 genome contains a region encoding:
- the flgK gene encoding flagellar hook-associated protein FlgK, with protein MSFGANSILDMGRWALFASQVQLQVTGQNISNVNTEGYARRSVTLEEGPYIDYSPGQLGTGVKAKEVTRNFDDMVEALYLEQKSLSDKWGNLWEQLKSVENLLNESSGTGVSNTLSQYFNSWNEVSQHPDNYGSRQSVVNDAATLISTLKQVDTDLSLMQQRINSTVDSQIDQANTLMVEIADLNKEIQVHHIEGQNNANTLLDERGRKVRELGELMDIKTIDNGGGNFTILTKAGHTLVDGVSHFALEFNAPETTTDLRPGSTFAGEIYFSGNDDFEYTIEFVNSSSGTTAAGLVTSDSSSAQFRVSMDGGVTWLTDESGNEKLFYARDYDSRVNVEGLQIWFGSNASSKGSPTGEFQDGDRFIISPHQSVYWVENTSHKENITPQLHFNGEENTRRLTGGSITAMLTFRDNYVGKYREKLEKLAEGIIWETNRRHSQGAGLQTFQVTEGTYQVSDMTKALGSDSTGLAFGSKLQSGSSFMYVYNESTGLMTSGAALDFGGGATFNPVTHTLEDVRDAFNNTYPGMISATIVNNKLHLEAESGYSFAFGTDSAGLYAGLGLNTFFKGSSPQDMLVNEKVSGDLDYLATGHVNGAGEINSGDNTTALSMYELREVDVTISTLTEGTTQTTLLDYYNGLVGNVGTDTNRAEFNQNFYKTLSNDLDERQQQVSGVNLDEEMSDLIKYQASYTAAAKLITTADQMLQTILSLKP; from the coding sequence ATGTCCTTCGGCGCCAACTCCATTCTCGACATGGGCCGCTGGGCCCTGTTCGCTTCACAGGTCCAACTGCAGGTCACCGGTCAAAACATTTCCAATGTTAATACCGAAGGCTATGCACGTCGCTCTGTGACGCTGGAGGAAGGCCCGTACATTGATTACTCTCCTGGTCAGCTCGGCACAGGTGTTAAAGCCAAAGAAGTTACCCGTAACTTTGATGATATGGTTGAGGCTTTGTATCTTGAACAGAAGTCTCTCTCCGACAAGTGGGGCAACCTTTGGGAACAGCTCAAGAGTGTTGAAAATCTGCTCAACGAATCAAGTGGTACTGGTGTCAGTAACACCTTGTCTCAGTATTTCAATTCCTGGAACGAAGTTAGCCAACATCCTGATAACTACGGCTCTCGGCAGTCAGTAGTTAACGATGCAGCTACTTTGATTTCAACCCTCAAGCAGGTCGACACCGACCTTTCTCTCATGCAGCAGCGTATCAACTCTACAGTTGATTCTCAGATCGATCAGGCCAATACGCTTATGGTCGAGATTGCTGACCTGAACAAAGAAATTCAGGTGCACCACATTGAGGGGCAGAATAATGCAAATACGCTTCTTGATGAGCGTGGTCGCAAGGTTCGAGAGCTTGGCGAACTCATGGATATTAAGACCATCGACAATGGTGGTGGAAATTTTACTATCCTGACCAAGGCTGGGCATACGCTGGTGGATGGCGTTAGTCACTTTGCTCTTGAGTTTAACGCTCCTGAAACCACCACCGATTTACGTCCCGGATCTACTTTTGCCGGAGAGATTTACTTCAGTGGCAATGATGACTTCGAGTATACGATTGAGTTTGTTAACTCCAGTTCAGGTACCACTGCTGCCGGTTTGGTTACTTCCGATTCCAGTTCAGCTCAGTTCCGTGTTTCCATGGATGGTGGAGTGACCTGGCTTACAGACGAATCAGGTAATGAGAAGCTCTTTTATGCCCGAGATTATGATTCTCGCGTCAATGTTGAAGGGCTTCAAATCTGGTTCGGTAGTAATGCCAGCTCGAAGGGGTCGCCCACTGGCGAGTTTCAGGATGGTGATCGTTTCATTATTAGCCCGCACCAAAGTGTCTACTGGGTGGAGAACACTTCCCATAAGGAAAACATTACACCTCAGCTGCATTTTAATGGTGAAGAGAACACCAGACGTCTTACTGGCGGTAGCATCACAGCCATGCTAACCTTCCGAGATAACTACGTTGGTAAGTACCGTGAAAAGCTCGAGAAGCTTGCCGAAGGGATTATCTGGGAAACCAACCGCAGGCACAGCCAGGGTGCAGGGCTTCAGACTTTCCAAGTTACCGAAGGTACCTACCAGGTCTCGGATATGACCAAGGCTCTGGGCTCGGATTCTACAGGCCTCGCGTTTGGCAGTAAGCTCCAGTCTGGTAGCTCTTTCATGTACGTTTACAACGAGTCCACCGGTTTGATGACCTCTGGCGCAGCTCTGGACTTTGGCGGTGGGGCAACCTTCAATCCTGTGACTCACACGCTGGAAGATGTTCGGGATGCTTTCAATAACACTTATCCCGGTATGATCTCTGCCACTATCGTGAATAACAAGCTGCACCTTGAGGCTGAGAGCGGATACTCCTTCGCATTTGGAACCGATAGTGCCGGGCTGTATGCAGGGCTTGGGCTCAATACGTTCTTTAAGGGCTCTTCTCCACAGGATATGTTGGTAAACGAGAAGGTCTCAGGCGATCTTGACTACCTGGCCACTGGGCATGTGAACGGAGCTGGTGAAATTAACTCTGGTGATAACACTACTGCGTTATCCATGTATGAGCTGCGTGAAGTCGATGTTACCATATCCACGCTGACCGAAGGTACTACGCAAACTACTTTGCTGGATTACTACAATGGGTTGGTGGGTAATGTTGGTACAGATACCAATCGTGCAGAGTTCAATCAGAATTTCTACAAGACCCTGTCCAATGATCTTGATGAGAGACAGCAGCAGGTCTCGGGCGTCAACCTTGATGAAGAGATGAGTGATCTCATCAAGTACCAGGCATCCTATACGGCAGCGGCCAAGCTGATCACTACCGCGGACCAGATGCTGCAAACCATCTTGTCGTTGAAGCCATAA
- a CDS encoding flagellar basal body L-ring protein FlgH codes for MLRHLLIALSAILLGVVSLTGCAPKYEEQPMPILTPPVYEEQDPAANPGSLYDTNRSEFLYDDNRATRVGDIVMVKVSETANTKLKSETTADKENTIATSVTAMPETGLVGSIPLAGTLGAKAGTSIGASQSSEFSGNGETKQETTFEATVATRIVRRLPGNLLQVEGARRIRVNHETQFLVVRGLIRQRDISSDNSIPSTKLAEAQIEIYGQGVLADKQRPGWLSRILDNIFPF; via the coding sequence ATGTTACGGCATTTATTGATTGCTTTGTCAGCCATTCTTCTGGGCGTCGTTTCCCTGACAGGGTGCGCTCCGAAGTATGAGGAGCAGCCCATGCCCATCCTGACGCCACCTGTTTATGAGGAACAGGATCCTGCTGCGAATCCAGGTTCGTTGTATGACACTAATCGCTCCGAATTTCTTTATGACGATAATCGCGCCACCCGAGTAGGTGATATCGTCATGGTGAAAGTCTCTGAGACAGCCAATACCAAGCTGAAGTCTGAGACCACAGCTGACAAGGAAAACACAATCGCCACTTCGGTTACCGCCATGCCTGAGACTGGTCTTGTGGGCAGCATTCCCTTGGCTGGAACGCTGGGGGCCAAGGCTGGTACCAGTATCGGCGCTTCACAGTCCTCTGAATTTTCCGGCAATGGTGAAACCAAGCAGGAAACCACCTTTGAAGCGACAGTGGCCACTCGTATCGTGCGTAGATTGCCTGGCAATCTTTTGCAGGTCGAAGGCGCTCGTCGGATTCGCGTAAATCATGAGACTCAGTTCCTGGTGGTTCGTGGCCTGATTCGTCAGCGTGACATTTCTTCCGACAACTCTATTCCCTCGACCAAACTGGCGGAAGCTCAGATCGAGATTTATGGCCAGGGAGTTTTGGCAGATAAGCAGCGTCCCGGTTGGTTGAGCCGGATACTGGATAACATTTTCCCCTTCTAA
- a CDS encoding flagellar basal body P-ring protein FlgI: MNMNQQREAFHRSGMTAAIAIVIVFALAFSIFKPVDASAARLKDIASFSGVRHNELVGYGLVVGLAGTGDGTSSTFTLRSMSNMLEKMGVEADPDNLKPKNVAAVMVTAKMPVSSRPGSKIDITVSSLGDAKSLLGGILLVTPLKGLDGRVYAVAQGSLTIGGFATSGEAASAQKNIPTVGRIPGGAVVERGVPFKFNSQHNMTVNLSVRDFGTTMQVVNKINASMGGDYATAKDISTIELALPDQFRGNMVPLMASLENLDISPDGKARVIVDEKTGTVVLGQDVRLSKVAVAHGNLQIVISESQDVSQPGPFSDGTTVVTPETDLAINEQNKPLMLMEGATLQELVDGLNAIGAAPRDLISIIRALKAAGSLHAEVEVI; this comes from the coding sequence ATGAACATGAACCAGCAACGAGAAGCGTTTCACAGGTCTGGAATGACAGCGGCGATTGCGATCGTCATCGTCTTTGCCTTGGCGTTTTCAATCTTTAAGCCCGTTGATGCTTCGGCAGCACGGCTTAAGGATATCGCCAGTTTTAGTGGTGTTCGTCACAATGAACTGGTTGGGTATGGCCTTGTTGTCGGTCTGGCCGGAACTGGTGATGGCACTTCTTCGACCTTTACCCTTCGTTCCATGTCCAACATGTTGGAAAAGATGGGGGTAGAGGCGGATCCTGACAACTTGAAGCCTAAAAACGTGGCCGCGGTAATGGTTACGGCCAAGATGCCTGTATCATCCCGTCCAGGATCCAAGATCGATATCACGGTTTCTTCCTTAGGTGATGCCAAAAGCCTGCTTGGCGGTATCTTGCTGGTTACGCCTTTGAAAGGTTTGGATGGCCGCGTATATGCCGTAGCACAGGGCTCTCTGACGATTGGTGGTTTTGCTACTTCCGGTGAGGCTGCATCAGCTCAGAAGAATATTCCGACAGTTGGCCGCATCCCCGGTGGTGCTGTTGTGGAACGTGGTGTTCCCTTCAAGTTTAATAGTCAGCACAATATGACCGTAAACCTGTCCGTACGTGATTTTGGTACCACCATGCAGGTCGTTAACAAAATCAATGCATCCATGGGTGGTGATTACGCAACTGCTAAGGATATCTCTACCATTGAGTTAGCTCTTCCTGATCAGTTTCGCGGAAACATGGTCCCGCTGATGGCGTCTCTCGAAAATCTGGATATTTCGCCTGATGGCAAGGCTCGTGTGATTGTGGATGAAAAGACCGGTACTGTTGTTCTTGGTCAGGACGTCCGGTTGTCCAAGGTGGCAGTTGCACACGGTAACTTGCAGATCGTTATCTCTGAGTCTCAAGATGTAAGTCAGCCTGGTCCTTTCTCTGACGGTACCACGGTAGTTACGCCTGAAACCGACTTGGCTATCAACGAACAAAATAAGCCGCTTATGTTGATGGAAGGTGCGACCCTCCAGGAATTGGTAGATGGTCTCAATGCCATTGGTGCGGCTCCTCGTGATCTCATATCAATCATTCGTGCTCTCAAGGCTGCAGGTTCCCTGCATGCCGAGGTGGAGGTGATCTAA
- the flgF gene encoding flagellar basal-body rod protein FlgF, producing the protein MRDSSLSALFGALSNEMKMASIANNLANVNTTSFKKDTLAFHDVFTRFAHDNVVTTKTYLRDKDMFPDPNIMAKPRLSEQAVDFTQGGLQKTGNQMDFALNGEGLFTVQAPEGTLYTRAGNFVVDVNGTLVTQQGHPVLVDGGPLTVPAGARLEVGPGGNVSVNGAAVGNFDLVTFEELGRLERLGGTLYAAPEGAAAQPAQDLTVTQGFLEKSNVEVVTEMVSMIETQRSFTMYSKMLQGTDQLDRNMIMRLARPNG; encoded by the coding sequence ATGCGAGATAGCAGTTTAAGCGCGTTATTCGGTGCTTTATCCAATGAAATGAAGATGGCAAGCATCGCCAATAATTTGGCGAATGTTAATACGACGTCATTTAAAAAGGATACTTTGGCGTTCCATGACGTCTTTACACGCTTCGCACATGATAATGTTGTGACGACGAAAACATACCTTCGTGACAAGGATATGTTCCCAGATCCCAACATTATGGCGAAACCGCGCCTTTCCGAGCAGGCGGTGGACTTCACGCAAGGCGGGCTTCAGAAAACGGGCAACCAGATGGACTTTGCCTTGAATGGTGAAGGTCTTTTTACGGTTCAAGCCCCTGAAGGCACGCTATATACGCGCGCCGGGAATTTCGTGGTTGATGTCAACGGCACTCTTGTAACCCAGCAGGGTCATCCTGTCCTTGTTGATGGCGGTCCTTTGACGGTTCCTGCCGGGGCCCGCTTGGAAGTGGGGCCTGGAGGTAATGTGTCGGTCAATGGAGCAGCTGTTGGTAATTTCGATTTGGTAACTTTTGAAGAGCTTGGTCGCTTGGAACGCTTGGGCGGTACGCTTTACGCCGCTCCTGAGGGAGCCGCCGCGCAGCCAGCTCAGGACCTGACAGTCACTCAGGGATTCTTGGAAAAAAGTAATGTTGAGGTCGTCACCGAGATGGTGTCCATGATTGAAACTCAACGTTCTTTCACCATGTATTCCAAGATGCTTCAGGGAACTGACCAGCTCGATAGAAATATGATCATGAGATTGGCAAGACCTAACGGATAA
- the nusA gene encoding transcription termination factor NusA, whose product MSELKKAIDQISKDRGIDRDLLIDTLEEAVRSAVARKYGETMDIEVAFNEDNGEIEVFEFKVVVEDVHDPISEISLEDAQEHDPNARIDDEMGFPVKVEDLGRIAAQSAKQVIIQRMRDAEQEIIYEEYKDRVGEISSGIIQRRDRTGWIINLGRTEALLPKDEQIPRERYKRGDRVQAYIVDVLKESRGPQVVVSRSHPDYMVELFKREVPEVADGTVKIMGVARDAGLRAKVAVMSRDRDVDPVGACVGIRGSRIQNVVQELKGERIDIVVWSPDIAMYAQHALSPAVISRITVDEEEEALEVVCPDDQLTLAIGRKGQNVKLAAKLLGWKIDIFTQSRYGELNADRQGMDQIASVAEVAMDKFFAAGFNTIESITEATDEELLAVDGLTESKIADMRVAINMLIPGDATVEESVEETEEAIETPVVEEEVVEETTEATKEESETPADGEEEE is encoded by the coding sequence ATGTCGGAGCTGAAAAAAGCCATCGACCAGATTAGCAAAGATAGGGGCATCGACCGCGACCTGCTTATCGATACCTTGGAAGAAGCCGTACGTTCCGCAGTCGCTCGCAAGTACGGTGAAACCATGGACATCGAAGTCGCCTTCAACGAAGATAACGGCGAAATCGAAGTATTCGAGTTCAAGGTTGTCGTGGAAGACGTACACGATCCCATCAGCGAAATTTCCCTGGAAGACGCCCAGGAACACGATCCCAATGCCCGCATTGACGACGAGATGGGCTTCCCGGTCAAGGTCGAAGACCTTGGTCGTATTGCCGCCCAGTCTGCCAAGCAGGTGATCATTCAGCGCATGCGTGATGCAGAGCAGGAAATCATCTACGAGGAGTACAAGGACCGCGTGGGCGAAATCTCCAGTGGTATCATTCAGCGCCGTGACCGCACCGGCTGGATCATCAACCTCGGACGTACCGAGGCCCTCCTGCCAAAAGACGAGCAGATTCCCAGAGAACGTTACAAGCGTGGCGACCGCGTCCAGGCTTACATCGTCGATGTTCTTAAAGAATCGCGTGGGCCGCAGGTCGTGGTTTCCCGCTCTCACCCTGATTACATGGTGGAGCTGTTCAAGCGCGAAGTGCCCGAAGTGGCCGACGGAACCGTCAAGATCATGGGCGTTGCCCGCGACGCAGGACTCCGTGCCAAAGTCGCTGTAATGTCCCGCGATCGCGACGTGGACCCCGTCGGCGCATGTGTCGGCATCCGCGGTTCCCGCATCCAAAACGTGGTGCAGGAACTCAAGGGCGAGCGCATTGACATCGTGGTTTGGAGCCCGGACATCGCTATGTACGCCCAGCACGCCCTCTCCCCTGCTGTGATCTCTCGCATCACCGTCGATGAGGAAGAGGAAGCACTGGAAGTAGTATGTCCTGACGATCAGCTGACCCTGGCCATCGGCCGCAAAGGTCAGAACGTCAAGCTGGCTGCCAAACTGCTTGGTTGGAAGATCGACATTTTCACCCAGTCCCGTTACGGCGAACTTAACGCCGACCGTCAGGGCATGGATCAGATCGCCAGCGTGGCAGAAGTCGCCATGGACAAGTTCTTCGCTGCCGGATTCAACACTATCGAATCCATCACCGAGGCCACCGACGAGGAACTCCTCGCTGTTGACGGCCTGACCGAGTCCAAAATCGCCGACATGCGTGTCGCCATCAACATGCTGATTCCCGGTGACGCTACTGTGGAAGAATCTGTTGAGGAGACCGAAGAGGCCATCGAAACTCCGGTGGTCGAAGAAGAAGTGGTTGAAGAAACCACTGAAGCAACTAAAGAAGAATCCGAAACTCCCGCCGATGGCGAGGAGGAAGAATAG
- a CDS encoding rod-binding protein: MISNGVDPGLLAKQATDTRDIVRFKQEMDGLKERLSGNSGDNEKELRKACQDFEAVFISKIWQGMKSTVPKEGYLHSKQEEQYMSMFDREFAEKMSRAGGIGLADMIYDQLSQKLKQTSRDTLSGAAEIKPLADQPIELARRGPIPLNPTEGMTLEDWGADEAVDTQVSGVVSSGDNAAGVATANSSTLPMSDVDVKARIEELARRLEADRIKAGLLGTAPAAAKNAYDLEPNMQVGQKLAKNG, translated from the coding sequence ATGATTAGTAATGGAGTCGATCCCGGCTTATTGGCCAAGCAGGCAACGGATACCCGCGATATCGTTCGTTTCAAGCAGGAAATGGATGGTCTAAAGGAGCGCCTTTCGGGGAACTCTGGCGACAACGAAAAGGAACTGCGCAAGGCGTGTCAGGACTTTGAAGCCGTGTTTATCTCCAAGATATGGCAGGGCATGAAGTCTACTGTACCCAAAGAAGGGTACCTGCATTCCAAGCAGGAAGAGCAGTACATGTCCATGTTTGATCGCGAATTTGCCGAGAAGATGTCTCGAGCAGGCGGTATTGGCTTGGCGGACATGATCTATGATCAACTTAGTCAGAAACTCAAGCAGACAAGCCGTGACACTTTGTCTGGAGCTGCAGAGATCAAGCCTTTGGCTGACCAGCCTATAGAACTCGCTCGTCGTGGGCCTATCCCTTTGAATCCTACTGAGGGAATGACTCTGGAAGACTGGGGAGCAGATGAGGCTGTCGACACTCAGGTTTCTGGGGTTGTATCCAGCGGTGATAATGCAGCAGGAGTTGCGACGGCCAATTCTTCCACCTTGCCCATGAGCGACGTGGATGTGAAAGCCCGGATTGAGGAGCTCGCTCGTCGCTTGGAAGCAGACCGAATCAAGGCTGGATTATTGGGAACAGCTCCGGCTGCTGCAAAGAATGCATATGATTTAGAACCTAATATGCAAGTTGGCCAGAAACTTGCAAAAAATGGATGA
- the rimP gene encoding ribosome maturation factor RimP, whose amino-acid sequence MRQTFEEKLTELIRPEVEGLGCTLWGLTAPTKGNKRIVRIYIEGEGGATIDKCAKVSRQVGLMLEVEDIIPSAFTLEVSSPGLDRRFFSVEQMESYVGKKITAHAYEAVEGRRKFTGELKGIDNDSFTLEIDGEDETLYWTDLRDVRLVYEF is encoded by the coding sequence ATGCGCCAGACATTTGAAGAGAAATTGACCGAACTCATCCGCCCTGAAGTGGAAGGACTCGGCTGCACCCTGTGGGGGCTGACCGCGCCCACCAAGGGCAACAAGCGCATAGTAAGGATATATATTGAGGGTGAAGGTGGCGCCACCATTGACAAATGCGCCAAGGTAAGTCGCCAGGTCGGTCTGATGCTGGAAGTAGAAGATATCATCCCGAGTGCCTTTACTCTTGAGGTATCATCTCCCGGTTTAGACCGTCGCTTCTTCTCCGTCGAACAGATGGAAAGCTACGTGGGTAAGAAGATTACTGCCCATGCATACGAAGCAGTGGAAGGACGCCGCAAATTCACCGGAGAACTCAAGGGCATAGACAATGACAGCTTTACTCTTGAAATCGACGGTGAAGACGAGACCCTTTACTGGACCGACCTCAGAGATGTTCGGTTAGTATACGAATTTTAG
- the flgA gene encoding flagellar basal body P-ring formation chaperone FlgA: MGTVLCVLALAMVLVLGTASFIGAASEAGNNWRLMVKSAACVQGPYVLLGEIADPLPGVDDRTWQSLAKIKLWKASKKLGRPVTADQENLRKIFKYYMGGMANNLVLPNQLTVQTGGAVITAQELRARVVAFLTPRAKDLGGDVEFKNLKLPMHFFFKNATDQLVIELGDDIRAGRNIVRLKARSTDGRVRSTKAGSVFLNVWKAVPVASRPLNRFERVTNDKVTFKRVNLAYNPELWDGTGGPWRMARTLGRGQAFTRSHVERIPPIEKGERVTLVYKNKRIQLSIKAEALAEAEIGQQVSVRNLQSQRTVLATVVADDTVVVK, encoded by the coding sequence ATGGGGACCGTTTTGTGCGTGTTGGCGCTGGCAATGGTTCTTGTCTTGGGTACTGCGTCTTTCATTGGCGCAGCGTCTGAGGCCGGGAACAACTGGCGCCTTATGGTTAAGAGCGCAGCCTGCGTGCAGGGACCTTATGTCTTGCTTGGCGAGATCGCCGACCCTTTGCCTGGGGTGGATGATAGAACTTGGCAATCACTTGCCAAAATCAAGTTGTGGAAGGCTTCCAAGAAATTAGGGCGCCCTGTCACAGCAGATCAGGAAAACCTTAGGAAAATATTCAAATATTACATGGGGGGGATGGCCAATAATCTGGTCTTGCCCAACCAGTTAACAGTTCAGACTGGCGGTGCGGTTATCACCGCTCAGGAACTCCGAGCACGGGTTGTCGCTTTTTTGACACCCCGCGCCAAGGACTTGGGTGGTGATGTTGAATTTAAGAATCTTAAGCTGCCCATGCACTTTTTCTTTAAGAACGCCACTGACCAGCTTGTCATCGAATTAGGTGATGATATTCGCGCTGGTCGCAATATTGTCCGCTTAAAGGCTCGTTCGACAGATGGAAGGGTTCGTTCAACCAAGGCAGGCAGCGTGTTCCTTAATGTGTGGAAGGCAGTACCCGTTGCGAGCAGGCCTCTTAATCGGTTCGAGCGAGTGACCAATGACAAGGTGACATTCAAACGAGTTAACCTCGCATATAACCCCGAGCTGTGGGACGGCACTGGTGGACCATGGCGCATGGCCCGTACATTGGGCCGCGGCCAAGCGTTTACTCGTAGTCATGTCGAACGAATCCCACCCATTGAAAAGGGAGAGCGAGTGACTCTGGTCTACAAGAATAAGCGCATTCAGTTGTCAATCAAGGCCGAGGCTTTGGCTGAAGCTGAAATTGGACAACAGGTGTCGGTTCGTAATTTGCAAAGTCAGAGAACAGTGTTGGCCACCGTAGTGGCAGACGACACAGTAGTTGTTAAATAG
- the flgG gene encoding flagellar basal-body rod protein FlgG, whose amino-acid sequence MMRSLWTAATGMVAMQTHIDTLSNNLANVNTTAFKKSRAEFEDLMYQTLQIAGAENQAGNRLPVGMQVGMGVRPTSVHKFFTQGDFQNTGNSLDMAIEGEGFFLVDRNGEDVYTRAGSFKLDNEGRMVTADGHIVQPEFTVPAETVSVVVTETGNISALDKDGTALASADIQLYRFQNNAGLTAVGSNFYRESEASGAPVAGTPGDENYGTIAQGFLEGSNVEMVDEMVGLIVGQRAYEINSKAITTSDTMLQTAINIKR is encoded by the coding sequence ATGATGCGCTCACTTTGGACTGCCGCGACCGGTATGGTTGCCATGCAGACCCACATTGACACTTTGTCAAACAACCTGGCCAACGTGAACACCACGGCTTTCAAAAAAAGCCGAGCTGAATTCGAAGACCTGATGTACCAGACATTGCAGATTGCAGGTGCAGAAAACCAAGCAGGGAACCGCCTCCCAGTCGGCATGCAGGTCGGTATGGGTGTGCGTCCCACTTCCGTGCACAAGTTCTTCACCCAAGGTGATTTCCAGAACACTGGAAACTCTCTGGATATGGCCATCGAAGGCGAAGGTTTCTTCTTGGTCGATAGGAATGGCGAGGACGTTTATACGCGTGCAGGTTCATTCAAGCTCGACAATGAAGGTCGTATGGTCACTGCTGATGGCCATATTGTGCAGCCTGAGTTCACAGTGCCAGCTGAAACCGTGTCCGTGGTGGTGACTGAAACCGGTAATATCTCCGCTTTGGATAAGGACGGGACTGCCTTGGCTTCAGCCGATATCCAGCTTTATCGCTTCCAGAATAACGCTGGTCTTACTGCTGTTGGCAGTAACTTCTATCGTGAAAGCGAGGCTTCTGGTGCCCCTGTAGCCGGTACTCCTGGTGACGAGAACTACGGTACTATTGCTCAGGGATTTCTCGAAGGTTCAAACGTTGAAATGGTAGATGAAATGGTCGGTCTGATTGTTGGGCAGCGTGCTTATGAAATCAACTCCAAGGCGATCACCACTTCTGACACCATGTTGCAGACTGCTATCAATATTAAGCGCTAA
- the flgN gene encoding flagellar export chaperone FlgN, translating into MIRLIEENLVRQNKAIMLLFILLEEEFTRLMSSNPQSVSQIELSIQELMRQIAVERASLRRMVGKVVEGAQRVSELYPVMDEQTRESFEQMISMLDETEQKCGVQASKNNEMAMALFDQSKSLLEFMHNQIKPKNNHAYSAAGRYAKAANSARLLTGRL; encoded by the coding sequence ATGATCCGTCTCATAGAGGAAAATTTGGTCCGGCAGAACAAGGCGATAATGTTGCTTTTCATTCTGTTGGAGGAAGAATTTACCCGTCTGATGAGTTCCAATCCTCAAAGCGTTTCCCAGATTGAGCTTTCTATTCAGGAACTCATGCGTCAGATAGCCGTTGAACGTGCTTCCCTGCGTCGCATGGTCGGCAAGGTCGTTGAAGGGGCGCAGCGTGTGAGTGAACTTTATCCAGTAATGGACGAACAAACTCGCGAGAGTTTTGAACAAATGATTTCCATGCTTGATGAGACCGAGCAGAAGTGCGGTGTGCAGGCTTCCAAGAATAATGAGATGGCTATGGCTCTTTTTGATCAGAGCAAGAGCTTGTTGGAATTTATGCACAATCAGATCAAGCCCAAGAACAATCATGCATACTCCGCAGCAGGACGTTATGCTAAGGCCGCTAACAGTGCGCGGCTCCTGACCGGGAGGCTCTAA